In Falco biarmicus isolate bFalBia1 chromosome 7, bFalBia1.pri, whole genome shotgun sequence, a single window of DNA contains:
- the LOC130152104 gene encoding uncharacterized protein LOC130152104 — protein MAKFLPRGMRLPAMLCAVRVCKTGSRSLHLPQTGGDEGWHKPFLLLLKLFQIISKIYILQAWGKQAGSSASPAEPCECRVSACVPATQKDAVPVVRKNCLLLQLRGELLQQSLGNTAATESPLREKILLVVLLGARHWHTVTSLETSSPFIWTVHRWSWPGGCSANRNGCVVAAPWGEFNSTRKSKEHTVSPQQHDSRQPDRILACCLSALGAWEIFETHISLEYLSPVKCYQSLL, from the exons ATGGCCAAGTTCCTACCCAGAGGCATGCGTCTACCAGCAATGTTGTGTGCTGTGCGTGTCTGTAAGACAGGCTCACGCTCTTTGCACTTGCCACAGACAGGAGGTGATGAGGGCTGGCACAAACCTTTCTTACTGTTGCTTAAACTTTTTCAGATTATCTCCAAGATATATATCCTGCAGGCCTGGGGGAAGCAGGCGGGCAGTTCTGCCAGCCCGGCAGAACCGTGTGAGTGCCGTGTGTCGGCGTGCGTGCCTGCAacacagaaggatgctgtgccAGTG GTCAGGAAGAATTGTTTACTCCTGCAGCTCCGAGGtgagctcctgcagcagagccttGGCAATACTGCTGCCACCGAGAGCCCCCTCAGAGAGAAGATCTTGCTGGTTGTCCTCCTGGGTGCTCGGCATTGGCACACTGTGACCTCCCTGGAGACCAGCAGTCCCTTCATATGGACAGTCCACAGGTGGTCCTGGCCAGGAGGATGCTCAGCAAACAGAAATGGCTGTGTTGTGG cagcTCCGTGGGGAGAGTTCAATTCCACCAGGAAGAGCAAGGAACACACAGTGTCACCACAGCAACATGACTCACGCCAGCCTGACCGTATTTTGGCTTGCTGCCTGTCCGCACTTGGTGCCTGGGAAATCTTTGAGACACATATCTCACTGGAATATCTTTCTCCTGTTAAATGCTATCAGTCCCTGCTCTGA